A window from Candidatus Eisenbacteria bacterium encodes these proteins:
- a CDS encoding TldD/PmbA family protein, translating to MKELALLALDSAKVKGASYADIRIGGTKSELIEIKNGKVVSVKRESSYGFGVRVISDGGWGFASSADVTKPEIEDATALAVRIAKASAKLKSKDVILAPEGKHIDTWKTPFEIDPFTVSLEEKIGLLLSIDQILRSVKGVKVAESTMQFWDEDCLFANSEGSLIEQRILQSGAGYSATAVNETEVQTRSYPNSFGGQYESCGYELISRFGLKENALRIGEEAVALLSAKQCEQKVTALILDGTQLSLQIHESCGHPTELDRVLGSEANYAGTSFMTLDKLGKLKYGSEIVNIVADATTPRGLGSFAYDDEGVPGKRNDLIKNGMFVGYMTSRETAQAINQRSNGTMRADGWHNIPLVRMTCINLLPGTWTLDDLIADTDDGIYMVTNRSWSIDDKRHNFQFGTEIGWEIKNGKLGAMVKNPTYTGLTTEFWNSCDAICNKDHWEIWGTPTCGKGQPPQTARTAQGTAPARFRKTRVGVAY from the coding sequence TTGAAGGAACTAGCTCTTCTTGCCCTGGACTCGGCAAAAGTCAAGGGTGCATCCTACGCTGACATAAGAATTGGAGGGACCAAATCCGAGCTCATTGAGATCAAGAACGGGAAAGTGGTCTCGGTGAAACGGGAATCAAGCTATGGGTTTGGAGTGAGAGTCATTTCTGACGGGGGATGGGGTTTTGCTTCAAGTGCGGATGTGACGAAACCGGAGATTGAAGATGCGACCGCACTTGCAGTGAGAATCGCCAAGGCCTCCGCAAAACTCAAGAGCAAGGACGTTATTCTTGCGCCGGAAGGGAAGCACATTGATACGTGGAAGACGCCATTTGAGATTGACCCCTTTACCGTTTCGCTTGAGGAGAAGATAGGACTCCTTCTTTCTATTGACCAAATCCTGCGATCGGTGAAAGGCGTAAAAGTCGCGGAATCCACAATGCAGTTCTGGGATGAGGACTGCCTTTTTGCAAACTCCGAGGGCTCGCTCATAGAACAGCGGATCCTCCAGAGCGGGGCCGGTTATTCCGCCACTGCGGTGAACGAAACCGAAGTTCAAACGAGATCGTATCCGAATTCATTTGGCGGGCAGTACGAATCCTGCGGATATGAACTTATTTCAAGGTTCGGGCTCAAGGAGAATGCTCTGAGGATCGGGGAAGAGGCAGTCGCCCTCCTTTCGGCAAAGCAGTGCGAGCAGAAGGTCACTGCCCTAATTCTTGATGGTACGCAGTTGAGTCTCCAGATACATGAGTCGTGCGGCCATCCGACCGAACTTGACAGGGTGCTTGGGAGCGAGGCGAACTACGCCGGCACGAGCTTCATGACCCTCGACAAGCTCGGCAAGCTTAAGTACGGTTCTGAAATCGTGAATATCGTGGCAGACGCAACGACGCCCCGCGGTCTCGGGAGTTTCGCATATGACGATGAGGGGGTCCCGGGCAAGAGGAACGATCTCATAAAGAATGGGATGTTCGTTGGATACATGACGTCGAGAGAGACCGCCCAGGCAATCAACCAGAGATCGAACGGGACCATGCGGGCCGACGGATGGCATAACATCCCGCTTGTCAGGATGACCTGCATAAATCTCCTGCCCGGCACATGGACGCTTGATGACTTGATTGCAGATACTGATGACGGAATCTACATGGTCACGAACAGAAGCTGGTCAATCGATGACAAGAGGCACAACTTCCAGTTCGGGACCGAAATTGGCTGGGAAATAAAGAATGGAAAGCTGGGTGCGATGGTGAAGAACCCTACCTATACCGGCCTTACCACTGAATTCTGGAACTCATGCGATGCCATCTGCAACAAAGACCACTGGGAGATATGGGGAACCCCGACTTGCGGCAAGGGACAACCTCCCCAGACTGCAAGGACAGCCCAGGGTACCGCGCCGGCCAGATTCAGAAAGACCAGGGTAGGTGTGGCGTACTGA
- a CDS encoding TldD/PmbA family protein codes for MDNKEAKAMIESAISFSDASETEVLLYSGQSALTRFANNVIHQNVSTKDHSLSVRVAFGKKVGFASTNSLEKNALRDVVMRASEIAKHQKEDPEYPGLQGPQQYAKMNCYFDKTAKLSPEDRAKAISVVVENCKKKKLNSAGAFDFSEGGIAIGNSKGLFGFHNGTTSSFTVTVMGEDSSGWAEHNVRDVSKMDAEKVGNAAIDKAVLSKNPVAIEPGDYTVVLEANAVSELVAFLAWIGFSALSVQEGKSFMAGKFGQKITGENVTIYDDAFDAGTYGMPFDFEGTPKDRIALIENGVAKNVVYDLVTAKKDGKRSTGHALPQPNIEGPMPVNLVIGTGTATLDEMIASTKKGVLITRFWYNRVVDAKKTIITGMTRDGTFLIENGKLTRGIKNMRFNESVLGMLSNAEMIGKTAELTTGVVTPPMKISKFHFTGITEF; via the coding sequence ATGGATAACAAAGAAGCCAAGGCAATGATCGAATCTGCAATATCGTTTAGCGATGCCAGCGAGACCGAAGTGCTCCTCTACTCCGGTCAAAGCGCGCTTACTCGTTTTGCAAACAACGTGATTCATCAGAACGTCTCAACCAAAGATCATTCTCTTTCTGTACGGGTTGCATTCGGAAAAAAGGTTGGATTTGCCTCGACGAATAGTCTCGAAAAGAATGCTCTCAGGGATGTAGTTATGAGGGCATCAGAAATCGCAAAGCATCAGAAGGAAGACCCGGAGTATCCTGGTCTTCAGGGTCCGCAGCAATATGCGAAGATGAACTGCTACTTCGACAAGACGGCCAAGCTTTCACCCGAGGATCGGGCGAAGGCAATCTCCGTGGTCGTCGAGAACTGCAAGAAGAAGAAACTCAATTCGGCAGGTGCCTTTGACTTCTCCGAAGGAGGCATTGCAATCGGAAATTCGAAGGGGTTGTTCGGCTTTCACAACGGAACGACCAGCAGTTTTACAGTGACTGTGATGGGAGAAGACAGCTCGGGCTGGGCAGAACACAATGTGCGCGATGTGTCAAAAATGGATGCTGAGAAAGTCGGGAATGCGGCGATTGACAAAGCCGTCCTGAGCAAGAATCCAGTCGCCATAGAGCCCGGAGACTACACTGTCGTGCTTGAGGCGAATGCCGTCAGTGAACTCGTGGCTTTTCTTGCCTGGATCGGATTCAGCGCACTCTCAGTCCAGGAAGGAAAGAGCTTTATGGCGGGCAAGTTCGGCCAGAAGATTACGGGCGAAAATGTCACGATCTATGATGACGCATTTGATGCGGGAACGTATGGAATGCCGTTTGATTTCGAAGGAACTCCAAAGGACAGGATAGCGCTCATAGAAAATGGTGTTGCGAAGAACGTGGTCTATGACCTGGTCACCGCAAAAAAAGATGGGAAGCGTTCCACGGGCCATGCCCTGCCGCAGCCGAACATCGAGGGCCCAATGCCCGTCAATCTGGTGATTGGAACGGGCACCGCAACATTGGACGAGATGATTGCCTCGACGAAGAAAGGGGTCCTCATAACAAGATTCTGGTATAACCGCGTTGTCGATGCCAAGAAGACGATCATAACCGGCATGACCAGGGATGGAACATTCTTGATTGAGAACGGGAAGCTCACAAGGGGCATCAAGAACATGAGGTTCAACGAAAGTGTTCTCGGCATGCTGAGTAATGCCGAAATGATTGGAAAGACCGCAGAGCTCACAACGGGTGTTGTGACTCCACCCATGAAAATCAGCAAGTTCCACTTCACCGGCATTACGGAGTTCTAG
- a CDS encoding PAS domain S-box protein, translating to MITLRTEGKRSEEALRAASAYARNLIEASLDPLVTISAEGKITDVNEASVRVTGVPSAQLIGTDFSACFTEPEKARESYRRVFSEGFVRDYPLAIRHVSGRVTDVLFNAAVYRDEQGRTLGVLATARDITERKRSEEALKASEKRFRDIADNAQEWIWEVDAEGKYTYASQVVEKILGYTPEEILQKHFYDLFHPEDREALKAAALAAFAAKQPFWEFINRNVHKNGQTIWLATSGLPLLDDKGNLLGYRGADTDITERKRSEAEREKLQAQLIQARKMELVGQLAGGVAHDFNNILTVILGNADNALARLTEQDPMHKRMREIKSAAERSANLTRQLLAFARKQTIDPKVLDLNDTVLGMLEMLRWLIGEDIDLVWLPGHDLWKVRVDPSQMDQILANLSVNARDAIKGVGKVTIETANRVLDDAFCAEHAGSVPGEYVLLALSDTGVGMSNEVLKHVFEPFFTTKGLGRGTGLGLATVYGIVKQNEGFINARSEPGAGTTLEIYLPRYVGEEAETSGMPAVAQSMTG from the coding sequence ATGATCACATTACGGACCGAAGGCAAGCGGTCGGAGGAAGCGCTGCGCGCGGCCTCCGCCTATGCTCGCAATCTCATTGAGGCGAGCCTCGATCCGCTGGTCACCATCAGTGCTGAGGGAAAGATCACCGATGTCAACGAAGCCTCGGTGCGGGTCACTGGCGTGCCGAGTGCCCAGCTAATCGGCACGGATTTCTCGGCTTGCTTCACCGAGCCAGAGAAGGCACGCGAGAGCTACCGGCGTGTGTTCTCGGAAGGCTTCGTCCGCGACTATCCACTGGCGATCCGGCACGTTTCGGGCCGCGTTACTGACGTGCTCTTCAATGCCGCCGTTTATCGCGACGAGCAAGGCCGGACGCTGGGTGTTTTGGCCACCGCGCGTGACATCACCGAGCGCAAGCGGTCGGAGGAGGCGCTGAAGGCTAGCGAGAAAAGGTTCCGGGATATTGCTGACAACGCTCAGGAATGGATCTGGGAGGTTGATGCTGAGGGTAAGTATACGTATGCCAGTCAGGTGGTCGAAAAGATCCTGGGCTACACGCCGGAGGAGATTCTGCAAAAACATTTCTATGACCTTTTTCACCCGGAGGACAGGGAGGCGCTCAAGGCGGCGGCGTTAGCAGCTTTTGCCGCCAAACAGCCGTTTTGGGAATTTATCAACCGCAACGTGCATAAGAACGGTCAAACCATATGGCTTGCCACCAGCGGGCTACCTTTGCTGGACGACAAGGGAAACCTGCTTGGATATCGAGGAGCTGACACGGACATCACCGAGCGCAAGCGGTCGGAGGCGGAGCGGGAGAAGCTGCAGGCACAGCTAATCCAGGCCCGGAAGATGGAATTGGTGGGACAGTTGGCCGGCGGAGTTGCCCATGATTTCAACAACATACTGACAGTGATCCTTGGCAACGCGGACAATGCCCTGGCAAGGCTGACCGAACAAGACCCGATGCACAAACGCATGAGAGAGATCAAGTCTGCAGCGGAGCGATCGGCGAACCTGACCCGCCAGCTGCTGGCATTCGCTCGCAAGCAAACCATTGACCCGAAAGTGCTCGACCTGAACGATACTGTGTTGGGCATGCTCGAGATGCTCCGGTGGCTCATCGGCGAGGATATTGATCTGGTCTGGCTGCCGGGCCACGATCTCTGGAAAGTGAGGGTTGATCCCTCTCAGATGGACCAGATTCTGGCCAACCTGTCGGTCAACGCCCGGGATGCCATCAAGGGAGTGGGCAAAGTCACAATCGAGACGGCCAACCGGGTGCTCGATGATGCGTTCTGTGCCGAGCACGCAGGGTCAGTTCCTGGAGAGTATGTTCTGCTGGCGCTGAGCGACACCGGGGTGGGGATGAGTAACGAGGTCCTCAAGCACGTCTTCGAACCTTTTTTCACCACGAAGGGCCTGGGTCGGGGCACGGGTCTGGGGCTGGCCACCGTGTACGGCATCGTCAAGCAAAATGAGGGCTTCATAAACGCTCGCAGCGAACCGGGCGCCGGGACGACCTTAGAGATCTACCTGCCCAGGTATGTGGGCGAAGAGGCAGAGACCTCAGGAATGCCAGCCGTAGCACAGTCGATGACCGGGTGA
- a CDS encoding Smr/MutS family protein, translating into MKTKECEVCGNEIPLDSLRCRFCGSQQRGQRWVAAPREKIRTVNLKAGMPTVEEGLERLICEIHRARQSEIKLLRIIHGWGSSGRGGKLRNAVRRFLQDQLKAKRIRSCLAGDKFARDGAAGSKLLADYPELRRTQRTDIENPGITFVEL; encoded by the coding sequence ATGAAGACAAAAGAATGCGAAGTCTGCGGAAACGAAATCCCGTTGGATTCACTTCGCTGTCGCTTCTGCGGGTCTCAGCAACGTGGGCAACGCTGGGTGGCTGCCCCTCGGGAAAAGATTAGAACTGTGAATCTCAAGGCGGGCATGCCGACCGTGGAGGAAGGCCTCGAACGGTTGATATGCGAAATCCATCGTGCAAGGCAATCTGAAATCAAACTGCTTCGCATAATTCACGGATGGGGATCGAGTGGGAGGGGAGGGAAGCTCCGTAATGCAGTCCGCCGTTTTCTTCAGGATCAATTGAAGGCAAAGCGCATACGATCGTGCCTTGCTGGAGACAAATTTGCCCGCGACGGAGCCGCTGGAAGCAAGCTCCTGGCTGACTACCCGGAACTCCGGCGAACGCAGCGAACAGACATCGAGAATCCAGGCATCACTTTCGTGGAGTTGTGA
- a CDS encoding DUF169 domain-containing protein encodes MDAKFSKFFVSRWKKYFPGAELPICYFYTDEAREDNIKETKNIDRCLIGNLKRVRKGFPFVYDAQSPGCSGGKRYCGFQQQLMPNFEYFLSYGIPGEIDGERYKKSPELVRAFMQRCPPFKAPAKYLVFKRWDKLGKGEEPFAVIFFTSFDLLSGLFTLANFDRADNEAVFAPMGSGCASIVGYPYLEAKSENPRCVLGMFDISARPHVPKNSLTFTTPTRRFKEMVLNMDESFLTTESWRTIKKRL; translated from the coding sequence ATGGACGCTAAATTCTCCAAGTTCTTCGTCTCCAGATGGAAGAAGTATTTTCCGGGTGCTGAATTGCCGATCTGTTATTTCTACACTGACGAAGCCCGTGAAGATAACATCAAAGAGACGAAAAACATCGACCGCTGTTTGATTGGGAATCTCAAGCGCGTCCGCAAAGGATTTCCATTTGTGTATGACGCACAAAGTCCCGGCTGCTCAGGGGGAAAGAGGTATTGCGGTTTCCAGCAACAGTTGATGCCCAATTTTGAGTATTTCCTATCATACGGTATCCCTGGCGAAATTGATGGCGAGCGCTACAAGAAATCCCCCGAATTGGTAAGAGCATTCATGCAGAGATGCCCACCGTTCAAGGCGCCCGCCAAATATCTTGTGTTCAAACGGTGGGACAAGTTGGGAAAAGGAGAGGAACCGTTTGCAGTCATATTCTTTACATCCTTCGATCTGCTCTCCGGCCTCTTCACTTTGGCCAACTTCGATAGGGCTGACAATGAGGCGGTCTTTGCTCCGATGGGCTCCGGCTGTGCGTCTATCGTGGGTTATCCCTATCTCGAAGCAAAGTCGGAGAATCCAAGATGTGTGCTGGGTATGTTTGATATTTCCGCCCGGCCTCATGTGCCAAAGAATAGTCTGACTTTCACAACTCCGACGAGAAGATTCAAAGAGATGGTCCTCAACATGGATGAGAGCTTCCTGACCACAGAATCATGGAGGACGATCAAGAAGAGATTGTAG
- a CDS encoding flavin reductase family protein encodes MKLRHDMLAHGVNVVCAEHKGKRGGLAVAWATQVGTERVLICVGSQSATRKLILSSGAFGLSVLGRDQQKIAHLFGRYSSRDRNKFESIGWHTAETGSPLLDDCSVALDCRVEDVHERGDAKLIVGRIVSAERRRQGCEPLIYREEDY; translated from the coding sequence ATGAAGCTCAGACATGACATGCTTGCGCACGGGGTCAACGTCGTGTGCGCGGAGCACAAGGGGAAGCGGGGCGGGCTCGCTGTTGCCTGGGCAACGCAGGTCGGCACCGAACGCGTGCTCATTTGCGTTGGAAGCCAGAGCGCTACGCGTAAGCTCATTCTGTCTTCTGGCGCGTTCGGCCTGAGTGTGCTGGGGCGCGATCAGCAGAAAATTGCTCACCTCTTCGGGCGCTATTCCAGCCGCGACAGAAACAAGTTTGAGAGCATCGGGTGGCACACGGCAGAGACCGGCTCGCCGCTACTGGATGATTGCTCGGTAGCACTCGACTGCCGGGTCGAAGACGTCCACGAGCGGGGTGACGCGAAGTTGATCGTGGGACGCATCGTTTCAGCAGAACGTCGCCGGCAAGGGTGCGAGCCGCTGATCTACAGGGAAGAGGACTACTGA